The following proteins are co-located in the Streptosporangium brasiliense genome:
- a CDS encoding DUF4126 domain-containing protein, whose protein sequence is MLAALTGLGLSTAAGLNAYIPLLVVGLIANFTDQLRLPQEFAWLSNGWVLGIIGVLLLAEIVLDKVPVVDSVNDMIQTVVRPVSGGVVFSATEAAARLDGSTWMSHNPWLSWVLGIGIALAVHVMKTTARPVVNASTAGVGAPVVSTVEDAGSLGISLVAIFLPVLVVVVVAVLALSAWWVVRKVRRRRRTLRRSPA, encoded by the coding sequence ATGCTCGCGGCACTGACAGGTCTGGGGCTCTCCACCGCAGCGGGGCTGAACGCCTACATCCCCCTGCTGGTGGTCGGTCTGATCGCCAACTTCACCGATCAGCTACGGCTGCCGCAGGAGTTCGCCTGGCTGTCCAACGGATGGGTGCTCGGGATCATCGGCGTGCTGCTGCTGGCCGAGATCGTGCTCGACAAGGTGCCGGTGGTCGACAGCGTCAACGACATGATCCAGACCGTGGTCCGCCCGGTCTCCGGCGGCGTCGTCTTCAGCGCCACCGAGGCGGCGGCCCGGCTCGACGGCTCGACCTGGATGAGCCACAACCCCTGGCTGAGCTGGGTGCTGGGCATCGGGATCGCGCTGGCCGTGCACGTGATGAAGACGACCGCCAGGCCCGTGGTCAACGCCTCGACCGCCGGGGTCGGCGCGCCCGTGGTCAGCACGGTGGAGGACGCCGGATCGCTCGGCATCAGCCTGGTCGCGATCTTCCTGCCGGTCCTGGTCGTCGTCGTGGTGGCCGTGCTGGCCCTGTCCGCCTGGTGGGTGGTCCGCAAGGTACGGCGGCGGCGCCGCACGCTCCGGCGGAGCCCGGCGTGA
- a CDS encoding ScyD/ScyE family protein gives MLSGVRFGRRLLAAASGSVAALAVTAVPAVAAHAADDTVKVVAKGLDSPRGLMFGPDGTLYIAESGHGGKVKCASPPAPEGEKAEKTCLGLTGQVSTLKDGKTSVLLDGLPSAASGGFALGPHDVALTEKGDLLVTVGFSGDTAFRAKLGPKAAPLGTLLTISKKGRRISVADLAAYETKHNLDRKDKGSAVDSYPFGVAPLPGGGALVTDTGGNSVLRVGKKGGVSTEAVFHARSVPAPPALKMPKGSKIPMQSVPMGITQGPDGAYYVAEHGGFPNPEGSARVFRLERGKVTTAAQGFTTVVDVAFDAEGRMVVLGSVGPIPADGMTKSAVYRIESDGTRTELLRPGTLVTPLSVAVGPDGAVYVANKAMVPGKGEVLRVPVPE, from the coding sequence GTGTTGAGCGGAGTACGTTTCGGCCGCCGACTGCTCGCAGCGGCTTCGGGGAGTGTCGCGGCGCTGGCCGTGACGGCGGTGCCCGCCGTGGCGGCGCACGCGGCCGACGACACGGTCAAGGTCGTCGCCAAGGGCCTCGACAGTCCGCGCGGGCTGATGTTCGGCCCCGACGGCACGCTCTACATCGCCGAGTCCGGCCACGGCGGCAAGGTCAAGTGCGCCTCGCCCCCGGCCCCGGAGGGCGAGAAGGCGGAGAAGACGTGCCTGGGCCTGACCGGCCAGGTGAGCACGCTCAAGGACGGCAAGACCTCGGTGCTGCTCGACGGCCTGCCCTCGGCGGCCAGCGGCGGGTTCGCGCTCGGCCCGCACGACGTCGCCCTCACCGAGAAGGGCGACCTGCTGGTGACGGTCGGATTCTCCGGCGACACCGCCTTCCGCGCCAAGCTCGGCCCCAAGGCCGCGCCCCTGGGCACGCTGCTGACGATCTCCAAGAAGGGCCGGCGGATCTCCGTCGCCGACCTGGCCGCCTACGAGACCAAGCACAACCTCGACCGCAAGGACAAGGGCAGCGCGGTCGACTCCTACCCGTTCGGGGTGGCCCCGCTGCCCGGCGGTGGCGCGCTGGTCACCGACACCGGGGGCAACTCCGTGCTGCGGGTGGGCAAGAAGGGCGGCGTCAGCACCGAGGCGGTCTTCCACGCCCGCTCCGTGCCGGCCCCGCCGGCGCTGAAGATGCCGAAGGGCAGCAAGATCCCGATGCAGTCGGTCCCGATGGGCATCACCCAGGGCCCGGACGGCGCCTACTACGTGGCCGAGCACGGCGGCTTCCCGAACCCGGAGGGCTCCGCCCGGGTGTTCCGCCTGGAGCGGGGGAAGGTCACCACCGCCGCGCAGGGCTTCACCACGGTCGTCGACGTGGCCTTCGACGCCGAGGGCCGGATGGTCGTCCTGGGCTCGGTCGGGCCGATCCCGGCCGACGGCATGACCAAGAGCGCCGTCTACCGGATCGAGTCCGACGGCACCCGCACCGAACTTCTCCGACCCGGCACGCTGGTCACCCCGCTCAGCGTGGCCGTCGGCCCCGACGGCGCCGTTTACGTGGCCAACAAGGCCATGGTGCCCGGCAAGGGCGAAGTACTCCGGGTCCCCGTCCCGGAGTAG
- a CDS encoding NAD(P)H-dependent flavin oxidoreductase → MRTAICERFGVEFPLFAFSHCRDVVAAVTNAGGLGVLGAVAYSPQQLDTELNWIDGQVGGRPYGVDVLVPGRIDASAADRSARLLDFIPDRHLDFVTHLFGKYGVGMPEPFTGAMSAYADEVGRRVTAEGATGLIDVALRHPIGLIASALGPPPPEMVARAREAEVPVAALVGTVEHARRQVAAGADVIVAQGSEAGGHTGDISTMVLVPQVVDAVDVPVLAAGGIAGGRQMAAALALGAEGVWCGSVWLTTEEAETLPSVKRKLLAATSSDTVRSRSRTGKPARQLRSAWTEEWDGAQESPGPLPMPLQMLLAEGAMARIGRAADSGDPGAGELVNYFVGQVVGQLNRVGPARRVVHDMIEEAAATLERLRAVTDGGHHPGP, encoded by the coding sequence ATGCGCACCGCGATCTGCGAGAGATTCGGCGTCGAGTTCCCCCTCTTCGCCTTCAGCCACTGCCGCGACGTGGTCGCCGCGGTGACCAACGCGGGCGGGCTCGGCGTGCTCGGCGCCGTCGCCTACTCACCCCAGCAGCTCGACACGGAACTGAACTGGATCGACGGGCAGGTCGGCGGCCGGCCGTACGGGGTGGACGTCCTCGTCCCCGGCCGGATCGACGCGTCGGCGGCCGACCGGAGCGCCCGCCTCCTCGACTTCATCCCCGACCGGCACCTCGACTTCGTGACGCACCTGTTCGGCAAGTACGGCGTGGGCATGCCCGAGCCGTTCACCGGCGCGATGTCGGCCTACGCCGACGAGGTGGGCCGCCGGGTGACCGCCGAGGGCGCGACCGGCCTCATCGACGTGGCGCTCAGGCACCCGATCGGTCTCATCGCCAGCGCGCTCGGCCCGCCCCCGCCGGAGATGGTGGCCAGGGCGAGAGAGGCGGAGGTCCCGGTCGCCGCCCTGGTCGGGACCGTCGAGCACGCCCGGCGCCAGGTGGCCGCGGGGGCCGACGTGATCGTGGCGCAGGGCTCGGAGGCGGGCGGGCACACCGGTGACATCTCCACCATGGTGCTGGTCCCCCAGGTCGTGGACGCCGTGGACGTGCCGGTGCTGGCGGCGGGCGGCATCGCCGGCGGCCGCCAGATGGCCGCGGCGCTCGCGCTGGGGGCCGAGGGGGTGTGGTGCGGCTCGGTCTGGCTGACCACGGAGGAGGCCGAGACCCTGCCCTCGGTCAAGCGCAAGCTGCTCGCGGCCACCTCCTCCGACACCGTGCGGTCCCGGTCGCGGACCGGCAAGCCCGCCCGGCAGTTGAGGTCCGCCTGGACCGAGGAGTGGGACGGGGCCCAGGAGAGTCCGGGCCCGCTGCCGATGCCGCTGCAGATGCTGCTGGCCGAGGGCGCGATGGCCAGGATCGGCCGGGCCGCCGACAGCGGCGACCCCGGGGCCGGCGAGCTCGTCAACTACTTCGTCGGGCAGGTCGTCGGCCAGCTGAACCGGGTCGGACCGGCCCGCCGGGTCGTCCACGACATGATCGAGGAGGCCGCCGCCACCCTGGAGCGCCTGCGGGCCGTCACCGACGGCGGGCACCACCCCGGGCCGTGA
- a CDS encoding acyltransferase, translating to MSIRGVIRRAAGSLIHRGWAAIRAAGTVSPASPAGYRFRRLGEGACLSFPVGAIFGEAWIEIGDHTLVGERVSISAGMGPGVDLGPDSIVRIGGSCSIGRGSHIVGHQSIDIGDHVFTGPYVYITDQNHVYDDPETPIGRQWPRNNPVAIGSGSWLGTGAIILPGTRIGRQCVVAAGAVVRGEFPDHSVIAGVPAKVVRRYVAGDGWLPPHLNGARPESAERLTHAGATGPAGPVRSVEPAGALDAAGATRPTGPTRPVEPAGALDAAGATRPTGPTRPVEPAGVLDAAEAVGPAGSGGPVEPLGSGSIGA from the coding sequence ATGTCGATTCGTGGCGTGATACGGCGTGCCGCCGGCAGCCTCATTCACCGCGGCTGGGCCGCGATCCGGGCGGCCGGCACCGTGAGCCCGGCCAGTCCGGCCGGTTACCGCTTCCGCCGCCTCGGCGAGGGCGCCTGCCTGTCGTTCCCGGTCGGCGCGATCTTCGGCGAGGCGTGGATCGAGATAGGCGACCACACCCTGGTCGGCGAGCGCGTCTCCATCTCCGCCGGCATGGGTCCCGGGGTGGACCTGGGCCCGGACTCGATCGTGCGGATCGGCGGGAGCTGCTCGATCGGCCGGGGCAGCCACATCGTCGGCCACCAGTCGATCGACATCGGCGACCACGTGTTCACCGGCCCGTACGTCTACATCACCGACCAGAACCACGTCTACGACGACCCGGAGACGCCGATCGGCCGCCAGTGGCCGCGCAACAACCCCGTGGCCATCGGCTCGGGCTCCTGGCTGGGCACCGGCGCGATCATCCTGCCGGGCACCCGGATCGGCAGGCAGTGCGTGGTCGCGGCCGGGGCCGTGGTGCGCGGCGAGTTCCCCGACCACAGCGTGATCGCCGGCGTGCCGGCCAAGGTCGTCCGCCGCTACGTCGCCGGGGACGGCTGGCTGCCGCCCCACCTCAACGGCGCCCGCCCCGAATCCGCCGAGCGTCTCACACACGCCGGAGCCACCGGACCCGCCGGACCCGTGAGATCCGTCGAGCCCGCCGGAGCCCTGGACGCGGCCGGAGCCACGAGGCCCACCGGCCCCACGAGACCCGTCGAGCCCGCCGGAGCCCTGGACGCGGCCGGAGCCACGAGGCCCACCGGCCCCACGAGACCCGTCGAGCCCGCCGGGGTCCTGGACGCGGCCGAGGCCGTCGGGCCTGCCGGGTCCGGCGGGCCCGTCGAGCCGCTCGGGTCCGGGTCGATCGGCGCCTGA
- a CDS encoding CTP synthase produces MRSAAHTKHLFVTGGVASSLGKGLTASSLGRLLKLRGLRVTMQKLDPYLNVDPGTMNPFQHGEVFVTDDGAETDLDVGHYERFLDTELHGSANVTTGQVYSNVIAKERRGEYLGDTVQVIPHITNEIKDRIRSMAGPDVDVVITEVGGTVGDIESLPFLEAVRQVRHEVGRDNVFFLHVSLLPYIGPSGELKTKPTQHSVAALRSIGIQPDAIVCRSDRPITNSLKRKISLMCDVDEDAVVSAIDAASIYDIPKVLHSEGLDAYVVRRLGLPFRDVDWKEWEQLLRRVHRPAKEVTIALVGKYIDLPDAYLSVTEAMRAGGFANDARVNIRWVKSDDCETPEGAARELDGVDGVLVPGGFGVRGIEGKLGAIRHVRENKIPLLGICLGMQCMVIEAARNLAGIEDAGSTEFDPETTHPVISTMADQEDVVSGERDMGGTMRLGLYPAKLTEGSLARQLYGMAKVDERHRHRYEVNNSYRGELEKVGMVFSGLSPDGRLVEYAELPVDVHPFFIGTQAHPEFRSRPTRAHPLFKGLVGAALAYADSRGSTAKAGRGK; encoded by the coding sequence TTGCGCAGCGCCGCACACACCAAGCATCTGTTCGTCACCGGCGGCGTCGCCTCCAGTCTCGGTAAGGGACTGACGGCGTCGAGCCTCGGACGCCTTCTCAAACTGCGTGGTCTGCGGGTCACCATGCAGAAGCTCGATCCCTACCTCAACGTCGACCCCGGGACGATGAACCCGTTCCAGCACGGTGAGGTCTTCGTCACCGACGACGGGGCGGAGACCGACCTCGACGTCGGCCACTACGAGCGCTTCCTCGACACCGAGCTGCACGGCTCGGCGAACGTGACCACCGGCCAGGTCTACTCCAACGTCATCGCCAAGGAGCGCCGCGGCGAGTATCTCGGTGACACCGTGCAGGTCATCCCGCACATCACCAACGAGATCAAGGACCGTATCCGGTCCATGGCCGGCCCCGACGTGGACGTGGTCATCACCGAGGTCGGCGGCACCGTCGGCGACATCGAGTCGCTGCCCTTCCTGGAGGCCGTCCGCCAGGTCCGCCACGAGGTCGGCCGCGACAACGTGTTCTTCCTGCACGTCTCGCTGCTGCCCTACATCGGGCCGAGCGGCGAGCTGAAGACCAAGCCGACCCAGCATTCGGTCGCCGCGCTGCGCAGCATCGGCATCCAGCCCGACGCGATCGTGTGCCGCTCCGACCGGCCGATCACCAACTCGCTCAAGCGCAAGATCAGCCTCATGTGCGACGTCGACGAGGACGCCGTCGTCTCCGCCATCGACGCGGCGAGCATCTACGACATCCCCAAGGTGCTGCACTCCGAGGGCCTGGACGCCTACGTGGTGCGCCGCCTCGGCCTGCCCTTCCGCGACGTCGACTGGAAGGAGTGGGAGCAGCTCCTGCGCCGGGTGCACCGCCCGGCCAAGGAGGTCACGATCGCGCTGGTCGGCAAATACATCGACCTGCCCGACGCCTACCTGTCCGTCACCGAGGCGATGCGCGCGGGCGGCTTCGCCAACGACGCCCGCGTCAACATCCGCTGGGTCAAGAGCGACGACTGCGAGACCCCCGAGGGCGCCGCCCGTGAGCTCGACGGCGTGGACGGCGTGCTCGTCCCCGGCGGCTTCGGCGTGCGCGGCATCGAGGGCAAGCTCGGCGCCATCCGGCACGTGCGGGAGAACAAGATCCCGCTGCTCGGCATCTGCCTGGGCATGCAGTGCATGGTCATCGAGGCCGCCCGCAACCTCGCCGGAATCGAGGACGCCGGCAGCACCGAGTTCGACCCCGAGACCACCCATCCGGTCATCTCCACCATGGCCGACCAGGAGGACGTCGTCTCCGGCGAGCGCGACATGGGCGGCACCATGCGGCTGGGCCTCTACCCGGCCAAGCTCACCGAGGGCTCCCTCGCCCGCCAGCTGTACGGCATGGCGAAGGTGGACGAGCGCCACCGCCACCGCTACGAGGTCAACAACTCCTACCGCGGGGAGCTGGAGAAGGTCGGCATGGTCTTCTCCGGCCTGTCGCCCGACGGACGCCTGGTGGAGTACGCCGAGCTGCCCGTCGACGTCCACCCGTTCTTCATCGGCACCCAGGCGCACCCCGAGTTCCGCTCCCGGCCGACCCGCGCGCACCCCCTGTTCAAGGGCCTGGTCGGCGCCGCCCTGGCCTACGCCGACAGCCGTGGCAGCACGGCCAAGGCCGGGCGGGGCAAGTGA
- a CDS encoding NUDIX domain-containing protein — protein sequence MSDSGLDVQDVPEEWKVLSSTEHFRGRVITAVTDAVLMQDEEVVNRDYAVHPGSVAVVALDEQDRVLMIRQYRHAVRRMLWELPAGLRDMEGEPLHVGAARELAEEAGYRAETWHTLIDAFTSPGMTDERTRIFLARGLSPIPDGELDFVHRHEEVDMPVVWIPLSDAVRRALAGMIHNSQAVAGILAAYAASADAFASLRPADAPEA from the coding sequence GTGAGCGACTCCGGGCTCGACGTCCAGGACGTCCCGGAGGAGTGGAAGGTCCTCTCCTCCACCGAGCACTTCAGGGGGCGCGTCATCACCGCGGTGACCGACGCGGTCCTCATGCAGGACGAGGAGGTCGTCAACCGCGACTACGCGGTCCATCCGGGCTCGGTGGCCGTGGTCGCGCTCGACGAACAGGACCGGGTGCTGATGATCCGCCAATACCGCCACGCGGTCCGGCGGATGCTCTGGGAGCTGCCGGCGGGCCTGCGTGACATGGAGGGCGAGCCGCTGCACGTCGGAGCCGCGCGCGAGCTGGCGGAGGAGGCGGGCTATCGGGCGGAGACCTGGCACACCCTGATCGACGCCTTCACCTCCCCGGGGATGACCGACGAGCGGACCCGCATCTTCCTCGCCAGGGGGCTGAGCCCCATCCCCGACGGGGAGCTCGACTTCGTCCACCGGCACGAGGAGGTCGACATGCCGGTGGTCTGGATTCCCCTGTCCGACGCGGTTCGGCGTGCCCTGGCGGGAATGATCCACAATTCCCAAGCCGTGGCCGGTATTCTCGCCGCATACGCCGCTTCGGCGGATGCTTTCGCCTCCCTGCGGCCCGCCGACGCGCCGGAGGCATGA
- a CDS encoding site-specific tyrosine recombinase XerD: MSETEAVLSSYLSHLALERGLAANTLASYRRDLLRYVEHLKNRGRVTFGEIAEADVTAFLTALREGDEEHQALVASSTARAVSAVRGLHRFALREGVSDHDPAHGVRPPRQLRRLPKAISVDDVERLIAASGPEGAPLTMRNRALLELLYGTGARISEAVGLAVDDVDLGAQTQQVRLRGKGGRVRLVPLGRFAREALGAYLTRARPGIAAHGRGTSGLFLNARGGRLTRQGAWEVLQAAAERGGLAGISPHILRHSFATHLLDGGVDVRVVQELLGHASVTTTQVYTLVTVDKLREAYAAAHPRARH, from the coding sequence CTGAGCGAGACGGAGGCCGTCCTCTCCAGCTACCTCTCCCACCTGGCGCTGGAGAGGGGCCTGGCTGCCAACACACTGGCCTCCTACCGCCGTGACCTCCTGCGGTATGTGGAGCACCTGAAGAACCGTGGCCGCGTCACCTTCGGTGAGATCGCCGAGGCCGACGTCACGGCCTTCCTGACCGCGCTCAGAGAGGGCGACGAGGAGCACCAGGCCCTCGTCGCCAGCTCGACGGCGCGCGCCGTCTCCGCGGTCCGCGGCCTGCACCGCTTCGCGCTGCGCGAGGGCGTCTCCGACCACGACCCGGCCCACGGGGTGCGCCCGCCGCGGCAGCTCCGGCGGCTGCCCAAGGCGATCAGCGTGGACGACGTGGAGCGACTCATCGCCGCCTCTGGCCCGGAGGGCGCGCCGCTCACGATGCGCAACCGGGCGCTGCTGGAGCTGCTGTACGGCACGGGCGCGCGCATCTCCGAGGCCGTGGGGCTCGCCGTGGACGACGTCGACCTGGGCGCGCAGACCCAGCAGGTGCGCCTGCGCGGCAAGGGCGGACGCGTCCGCCTGGTGCCCCTGGGCCGCTTCGCCCGGGAGGCGCTGGGCGCCTACCTCACCCGGGCGCGCCCGGGCATCGCCGCCCACGGCAGGGGCACCTCGGGGCTCTTCCTCAACGCCAGAGGCGGCCGGCTCACCCGCCAGGGCGCCTGGGAGGTCCTCCAGGCGGCCGCCGAGCGCGGAGGGCTGGCGGGAATCTCGCCACATATCTTGCGACATTCGTTCGCAACGCACCTCCTTGACGGGGGTGTGGACGTTAGGGTGGTTCAGGAACTACTCGGCCACGCCTCGGTGACCACCACGCAGGTATACACCCTGGTCACGGTCGACAAGCTCCGCGAGGCCTATGCCGCGGCGCACCCGCGCGCGCGGCATTGA
- a CDS encoding ParA family protein, with amino-acid sequence MTVTTDGSVRGTTPGNPENPWGDTKTAGTPHTGGVLGPTGRPRPVFPDPPPRTVHGPARVVAMVNQKGGVGKTTTTINLGAALAEAGLKVLLVDFDPQGALSVGLGINPHQLDLTVYNLLMERQITARDVLMETGVEGMDLLPSNIDLSAAEVQLVTEVAREQVLGRVIKPLLPEYDVCLIDCQPSLGLLTINALACAHGVMVPLECEFFALRGVALLMDTIIKVQQRINEDLVIEGLLATMYDARTLHGREVLARVVEAFDDKVYHTVINRTVRFPDATVAGEPITSFDSSSLGASAYRELAREVLTRWAALER; translated from the coding sequence GTGACTGTGACCACCGACGGTTCTGTCCGGGGAACGACCCCCGGAAACCCCGAGAATCCCTGGGGGGACACCAAGACCGCCGGGACCCCTCACACTGGGGGAGTCCTCGGCCCGACCGGGCGACCCCGTCCGGTCTTTCCCGACCCGCCCCCCCGTACGGTGCACGGGCCGGCGCGTGTCGTGGCCATGGTCAACCAGAAGGGCGGCGTCGGCAAGACGACCACCACCATCAACCTGGGCGCGGCGCTGGCCGAGGCCGGGCTCAAGGTGCTGCTGGTCGACTTCGACCCGCAGGGCGCCCTCTCCGTCGGCCTCGGGATCAACCCTCACCAGCTCGACCTGACGGTCTACAACCTCCTGATGGAGCGGCAGATCACCGCCAGGGACGTGTTGATGGAGACCGGTGTCGAGGGCATGGACCTGCTGCCCAGCAACATCGACCTGTCGGCGGCCGAGGTCCAGCTCGTCACGGAGGTCGCCCGCGAGCAGGTGCTCGGCCGGGTGATCAAGCCCCTCCTGCCCGAATACGACGTGTGCCTGATCGACTGCCAGCCCTCTCTGGGCCTGCTCACGATCAACGCGCTGGCCTGCGCCCACGGCGTCATGGTGCCGCTGGAGTGCGAGTTCTTCGCGCTGCGCGGGGTCGCGCTGCTCATGGACACCATCATCAAGGTCCAGCAGCGCATCAACGAGGACCTGGTCATCGAGGGCCTGCTCGCCACCATGTACGACGCGCGGACCCTGCACGGCCGCGAGGTGCTGGCCCGGGTGGTCGAGGCGTTCGACGACAAGGTCTACCACACAGTGATCAACCGGACGGTCCGTTTCCCCGACGCCACCGTCGCCGGTGAGCCCATCACCAGCTTCGACTCCTCCTCGCTCGGCGCCAGCGCCTACCGCGAGCTGGCCCGCGAGGTCCTCACCAGGTGGGCCGCGCTGGAGCGGTGA
- a CDS encoding segregation and condensation protein A, whose product MTEQPQPADGALGAQPADNTFRVHLEVFEGPFDLLLGLISKHKLDITEVSLSRVTDEFIAYIRARGPEWDLEQTSHFLLVAATLLDLKAARLLPSGEVDDEEDLALLEARDLLFARLLQYRAYKEVVKVFSGRMAEEALRYPRTVPMEAQFADLLPELVLGIGPERLAQLAQRAFAPKTPPSVSVAHIYQPLANVRDQAVILVERLRRVRRATFRALTSDCAGTFEVVARFLAVLELYREAAVSFDQVEPLGELHVTWTGSDDGDVAVADDYDESTKREPAHD is encoded by the coding sequence ATGACCGAGCAGCCGCAGCCGGCCGACGGCGCCCTCGGGGCGCAGCCGGCCGACAACACCTTCCGGGTGCACCTGGAGGTCTTCGAGGGCCCCTTCGACCTGCTGCTCGGTCTGATCTCCAAGCACAAGCTCGACATCACCGAGGTCTCGCTCAGCCGGGTCACCGACGAGTTCATCGCCTACATCCGGGCCCGGGGTCCGGAGTGGGATCTGGAGCAGACCAGCCACTTCCTGCTCGTCGCCGCGACCCTGCTCGACCTCAAGGCGGCCAGGCTGCTGCCCTCCGGCGAGGTCGACGACGAGGAGGACCTCGCCCTCCTGGAGGCGCGTGACCTGCTGTTCGCCCGCCTCCTGCAGTACCGGGCCTACAAGGAGGTCGTGAAGGTCTTCTCCGGGCGGATGGCCGAGGAGGCCCTGCGCTACCCGCGGACCGTGCCGATGGAGGCCCAGTTCGCCGACCTCCTGCCCGAGCTGGTCCTGGGCATCGGCCCCGAGCGCCTGGCCCAGCTCGCCCAGCGGGCCTTCGCGCCCAAGACGCCCCCGTCGGTCTCCGTCGCCCACATCTACCAACCGCTCGCCAATGTCAGGGATCAGGCGGTTATCCTTGTCGAGCGGCTGCGGCGGGTGCGCCGGGCGACCTTCCGGGCCCTCACCTCCGACTGCGCCGGCACCTTCGAGGTCGTCGCGCGTTTCCTGGCCGTCCTGGAGCTCTACCGGGAGGCGGCCGTCTCCTTCGACCAGGTGGAGCCCCTCGGAGAACTGCACGTGACCTGGACCGGGAGCGACGACGGGGACGTCGCCGTGGCCGACGACTACGACGAGAGCACCAAGAGAGAGCCTGCCCATGACTGA
- the scpB gene encoding SMC-Scp complex subunit ScpB has translation MTDVVPEPDLRAGLEAILLVVDEPVSEMTLAQVLERPTGEVAAALRELSAEYTDSGRGFDLREVAGGWRFYTRAECAALVERFVRDGQQTRLTQAALETLAVVAYRQPVSRARVAAIRGVNSDGVMRTLVTRGLVEEAGTEPESQAVLYRTSSFFLERMGLRDLDELPELAPFLPDDVETLEEHK, from the coding sequence ATGACTGACGTGGTGCCCGAGCCGGACCTGCGCGCCGGGTTGGAGGCCATCCTGCTCGTGGTCGACGAACCGGTCAGCGAGATGACCCTCGCCCAGGTCCTCGAACGGCCCACCGGCGAGGTCGCCGCCGCACTCCGTGAGCTGTCGGCGGAATACACCGACAGCGGCCGGGGTTTCGATCTGAGAGAGGTCGCGGGTGGCTGGCGGTTCTACACGCGGGCCGAGTGCGCGGCCCTCGTGGAGCGGTTCGTCCGCGACGGCCAGCAGACGCGGCTCACCCAGGCCGCACTGGAGACCCTGGCCGTGGTCGCCTACCGGCAGCCGGTCAGCCGGGCCCGGGTGGCGGCCATCCGAGGCGTCAACAGCGACGGTGTCATGCGCACGCTGGTGACGCGGGGGCTGGTCGAAGAGGCCGGCACCGAACCGGAGAGCCAGGCCGTGCTCTACCGGACAAGTTCGTTCTTCCTGGAACGGATGGGCCTGCGGGATCTCGACGAGCTCCCCGAACTGGCGCCGTTCCTTCCCGATGACGTGGAAACCCTAGAGGAGCACAAGTAG